The following are from one region of the Colius striatus isolate bColStr4 chromosome Z, bColStr4.1.hap1, whole genome shotgun sequence genome:
- the ZBTB5 gene encoding zinc finger and BTB domain-containing protein 5: MDFPGHFEQIFQQLNYQRLHGQLCDCVIVVGNRHFKAHRSVLAACSTHFRALFTVAEGDQTMNMIQLDSEVVTAEAFAALIDMMYTSTLMLGESNVMDVLLAASHLHLNSVVKACKHYLTTRTLPMSPPSDRVQEQNARMQRSFMLQQLGLSIVSSALSSTQSTEEQPNAMSSSMRSNIEQRTTFPIRRLHKRKQSSEDRARQRIRPTMDESVSDVAAESGQSVVHSREDFFSPDSLKIVDNSKADAVADNQEDNTIMYDQSFSAQEDAQVPSQSDNSGGNISQMSMASQATQVETSFDQEAASEKNNFPCENPEVGLNEKEHMRVVVKSEPLSSPEPQDEVSDVTSQAEGSESVEVEGGVVSAEKIELSPESSDRSFSDPQSSTDRVGDIHIMEVANNLEHKSTFSISNFLNKSRGGGFSASQNSDDNVPNTTSDCRMDSDASYLMSPEAGPAGGHPSATVSHVENPFSEPADSHFVRPMQDVMGLPCVQTSGYRTAEQFSMDFPRSGLGLHSLSRAMMGSVRGGASNFPGYRRIAPKMPVVTSVRSSQLQDNSSSSQLIMNGTTSFENGHPSQPGPPQLTRASADVLSKCKKALSEHNVLVVEGARKYACKICCKTFLTLTDCKKHIRVHTGEKPYACLKCGKRFSQSSHLYKHSKTTCLRWQSSNLPSTLL, translated from the coding sequence ATGGATTTTCCAGGACACTTTGAGCAAATCTTTCAGCAGCTCAACTACCAGAGGCTTCATGGCCAGCTTTGTGACTGTGTCATTGTGGTGGGAAACAGGCATTTCAAAGCCCATCGCTCTGTTTTGGCAGCATGTAGCACACATTTCCGAGCCCTATTTACTGTAGCGGAAGGAGATCAGACCATGAACATGATTCAGCTGGACAGTGAAGTGGTGACAGCGGAAGCTTTTGCTGCGCTGATAGACATGATGTATACTTCCACACTAATGCTTGGGGAGAGCAACGTTATGGATGTCTTGCTGGCTGCTTCTCACTTACATTTGAACTCTGTCGTTAAAGCCTGCAAGCACTACCTTACTACCAGGACGCTGCCCATGTCTCCACCGAGTGACAGAGTTCAAGAGCAAAACGCACGCATGCAGAGGTCTTTCATGCTCCAGCAGCTTGGACTGAGCATTGTGAGCTCTGCCTTAAGTTCTACTCAGAGCACGGAGGAACAGCCAAATGCGATGAGCTCCTCGATGAGAAGTAACATCGAGCAGCGCACTACTTTTCCCATCCGTCGTCTCCACAAACGTAAGCAGTCTTCTGAAGATCGGGCCAGGCAGCGCATCAGGCCCACCATGGACGAGTCTGTTTCTGACGTGGCTGCAGAGAGCGGGCAGTCAGTTGTTCATTCACGGGAAGATTTCTTCTCTCCAGATTCGCTGAAGATTGTGGACAACTCTAAGGCCGATGCTGTTGCTGATAACCAGGAGGATAATACTATCATGTATGATCAGTCTTTCAGTGCTCAGGAAGACGCACAAGTGCCCAGTCAGTCTGACAACAGCGGAGGCAACATTTCACAGATGTCCATGGCGTCGCAGGCAACACAGGTGGAAACCAGCTTTGACCAGGAGGCTGCTTCTGAGAAGAACAACTTCCCATGTGAGAATCCAGAGGTCGGTCTGAACGAAAAAGAGCACATGAGAGTGGTGGTGAAGTCTGAGCCCTTGAGTTCGCCAGAGCCTCAAGATGAGGTGAGCGATGTCACTTCCCAAGCAGAAGGCAGTGAGTCTGTTGAAGTGGAAGGAGGAGTAGTGAGCGCAGAGAAGATAGAGCTGAGTCCCGAGAGCAGTGATCGTAGCTTTTCTGACCCACAGTCCAGTACTGATAGAGTGGGAGACATCCATATAATGGAGGTGGCAAATAACCTGGAACACAAGTCTACTTTCAGTATCTCgaattttctaaataaaagcaGAGGTGGTGGCTTCAGTGCTAGTCAGAACAGCGATGACAACGTTCCAAATACTACCAGTGACTGCAGAATGGACAGTGATGCCTCTTACCTGATGAGTCCGGAGGCGGGGCCTGCTGGAGGCCATCCGTCTGCCACCGTCTCTCATGTTGAGAATCCGTTTAGTGAGCCTGCAGACTCTCATTTTGTCAGACCAATGCAGGATGTGATGGGTCTCCCCTGCGTACAGACTTCTGGGTACCGGACGGCAGAGCAGTTCAGCATGGATTTTCCACGGTCGGGCTTGGGCTTGCACTCCCTGTCAAGGGCAATGATGGGCTCGGTGAGAGGTGGAGCTAGCAACTTTCCTGGCTACCGACGCATAGCCCCCAAAATGCCTGTGGTGACCTCTGTCAGGAGTTCCCAGCTGCAAGATAACTCATCCAGTTCCCAGCTGATCATGAACGGGACCACTTCTTTTGAAAACGGGCATCCATCACAGCCTGGTCCACCACAGCTGACGAGGGCTTCTGCAGATGTCCTTTCAAAATGCAAGAAGGCCTTATCTGAGCACAACGTCTTGGTAGTGGAAGGTGCACGCAAGTATGCCTGCAAGATCTGCTGCAAGACGTTTTTGACCTTGACAGACTGCAAGAAGCACATCCGTGTACACACAGGAGAAAAGCCTTACGCCTGCCTGAAGTGTGGCAAGCGGTTCAGCCAGTCCAGCCACCTGTACAAACACTCCAAGACAACCTGCCTGAGGTGGCAGAGCAGCAATCTGCCTAGCACTTTGCTTTAA
- the GRHPR gene encoding glyoxylate reductase/hydroxypyruvate reductase isoform X2, giving the protein MAVFVTRRIPTEGLRVLSQASGCRVQLWDSEEPVPRAELLAGVAGKRGLLCLLSDRIDREVLDAAGPDLKVISTMSVGFDHLSLEDIKQRGIRVGYTPDVLTDATAELSVALLLSACRRLPEAVEQVKNGGWTTWKPLWMCGYGLSDSTVGIIGLGRIGQAIARRLKPFGVKKFLYTGSGPRPENAAEFGADFVPLMKLAEESDFVVVTCALTPATQGMCNKDFFARMKKTSVFVNTSRGAVVNQEDLYEALANGQIAAAGLDVTTPEPLPTDHPLLSLKNCVILPHIGSATYATRSTMAVLAANNLLAGLRGEPMPHELQL; this is encoded by the exons ATGGCGGTGTTCGTGACGCGGCGGATCCCGACCGAGGGGCTGCGGGTCCTGTCGCAGGCCAGCGG GTGCCGCGTCCAGCTATGGGACTCGGAGGAGCCGGTGCCgcgggcagagctgctggcggGAGTGGCGGGGAAGCGCGGgctgctctgccttctctccGACCGCATCGACCGCGAGGTGCTGGATGCCGCTG GGCCCGACCTGAAAGTCATCAGCACCATGTCCGTGGGGTTCGACCACCTCTCCTTGGAGGACATCAAGCAGCG AGGGATCCGTGTGGGGTACACCCCTGACGTCCTGACTGATGCCACTGCAGAGCTCTCTGTagctttgcttctctctgcGTGCCGCCGGCTGCCAGAGGCAGTGGAACAGGTCAAGAA TGGTGGCTGGACAACATGGAAGCCGTTATGGATGTGTGGATATGGTCTGTCTGACAGTACGGTGGGCATCATAGGTCTGGGGAGAATAG GACAGGCGATTGCCCGCCGCCTGAAGCCGTTTGGGGTCAAGAAGTTTTTATACACTGGCAGTGGCCCGAGACCAGAGAACGCTGCAGAGTTTGGAGCTGATTTTG TCCCACTCATGAAGCTGGCCGAAGAGTCGGACTTTGTTGTGGTGACGTGTGCTTTGACTCCAGCCACCCAGGGAATGTGCAACAAGGACTTCTTTGCCAGAATGAAGAAAACCTCTGTGTTTGTCAACACAAGCAG GGGGGCTGTGGTGAACCAGGAGGACCTGTATGAGGCGCTGGCCAATGGCCAGATCGCAGCAGCGGGGCTGGACGTCACGACACCGGAGCCGCTGCCCACTGACCACCCGCTGCTCTCCCTCAAGAACTGTG tgaTCCTGCCGCACATCGGGAGCGCCACGTACGCAACGAGGAGCACCATGGCCGTGCTGGCAGCCAACAACCTGCTGGCAGGGCTGCGTGGGGAGCCCATGCCCCACGAGCTGCAGCTGTGA
- the GRHPR gene encoding glyoxylate reductase/hydroxypyruvate reductase isoform X1 — MAVFVTRRIPTEGLRVLSQASGCRVQLWDSEEPVPRAELLAGVAGKRGLLCLLSDRIDREVLDAAGPDLKVISTMSVGFDHLSLEDIKQRGIRVGYTPDVLTDATAELSVALLLSACRRLPEAVEQVKNGGWTTWKPLWMCGYGLSDSTVGIIGLGRIGQAIARRLKPFGVKKFLYTGSGPRPENAAEFGADFVPLMKLAEESDFVVVTCALTPATQGMCNKDFFARMKKTSVFVNTSRGAVVNQEDLYEALANGQIAAAGLDVTTPEPLPTDHPLLSLKNCDGPSCIALATQGSFHWGRGAQCSSGNWFAGIRQVGRCWSQEQCISFPEEVRLGEEG; from the exons ATGGCGGTGTTCGTGACGCGGCGGATCCCGACCGAGGGGCTGCGGGTCCTGTCGCAGGCCAGCGG GTGCCGCGTCCAGCTATGGGACTCGGAGGAGCCGGTGCCgcgggcagagctgctggcggGAGTGGCGGGGAAGCGCGGgctgctctgccttctctccGACCGCATCGACCGCGAGGTGCTGGATGCCGCTG GGCCCGACCTGAAAGTCATCAGCACCATGTCCGTGGGGTTCGACCACCTCTCCTTGGAGGACATCAAGCAGCG AGGGATCCGTGTGGGGTACACCCCTGACGTCCTGACTGATGCCACTGCAGAGCTCTCTGTagctttgcttctctctgcGTGCCGCCGGCTGCCAGAGGCAGTGGAACAGGTCAAGAA TGGTGGCTGGACAACATGGAAGCCGTTATGGATGTGTGGATATGGTCTGTCTGACAGTACGGTGGGCATCATAGGTCTGGGGAGAATAG GACAGGCGATTGCCCGCCGCCTGAAGCCGTTTGGGGTCAAGAAGTTTTTATACACTGGCAGTGGCCCGAGACCAGAGAACGCTGCAGAGTTTGGAGCTGATTTTG TCCCACTCATGAAGCTGGCCGAAGAGTCGGACTTTGTTGTGGTGACGTGTGCTTTGACTCCAGCCACCCAGGGAATGTGCAACAAGGACTTCTTTGCCAGAATGAAGAAAACCTCTGTGTTTGTCAACACAAGCAG GGGGGCTGTGGTGAACCAGGAGGACCTGTATGAGGCGCTGGCCAATGGCCAGATCGCAGCAGCGGGGCTGGACGTCACGACACCGGAGCCGCTGCCCACTGACCACCCGCTGCTCTCCCTCAAGAACTGTG ATGGGCCTAGCTGTATCGCTCTGGCAACCCAAGGCAGCTTTCATTGGGGAAGAGGAGCCCAGTGTAGCTCGGGCAACTGGTTTGCTGGCATCAGGCAGGTAGGAAGATGCTGGTCCCAGGAGCAGTGCATCTCTTTTCCAGAGGAGGTTAGGTTGGGTGAGGAAGGCTGA